In the genome of Acidimicrobiia bacterium, one region contains:
- the infC gene encoding translation initiation factor IF-3 codes for MENIAQELRINDKIRAKEVRVVAPDGSQIGVLKIDEALYLADQLGLDLVEVAADAHPPVCRMMDYGKYKYEQSVRQREARKKQTRTVIKEVKFRPKTDDHDYEWKKRRVLEFLGDGDKVKVTMMFRGREVTHPELGSRVLQRLVEEVGEWGAVEQAPRLEGRNMTMQLAPGKRRPAATIDGELPDEGAGEEE; via the coding sequence TTGGAGAACATCGCACAGGAACTGAGGATCAATGACAAGATCCGGGCCAAGGAGGTGCGCGTCGTTGCGCCCGACGGGAGCCAGATCGGTGTGTTGAAGATCGACGAGGCCCTGTACCTGGCCGACCAACTCGGCTTGGATCTGGTCGAGGTCGCGGCCGATGCTCACCCACCGGTTTGCCGGATGATGGATTACGGGAAGTACAAGTACGAGCAGTCGGTTCGCCAACGAGAGGCTCGCAAGAAGCAGACCCGGACCGTCATCAAGGAAGTGAAGTTCCGCCCCAAGACCGATGACCACGACTACGAGTGGAAGAAGCGGCGGGTGTTGGAGTTCCTCGGCGACGGTGACAAGGTCAAGGTCACGATGATGTTCAGGGGTCGCGAGGTGACACATCCCGAGCTCGGGTCCCGCGTCCTGCAACGGCTCGTGGAAGAAGTGGGGGAGTGGGGGGCCGTGGAGCAGGCGCCCCGGCTCGAGGGCCGCAACATGACAATGCAGCTGGCCCCGGGGAAGAGGCGGCCGGCGGCGACGATCGACGGCGAACTTCCCGATGAGGGTGCCGGCGAGGAGGAGTGA
- the pheS gene encoding phenylalanine--tRNA ligase subunit alpha translates to MTSAESLHEFVAEVLRRLDLSNDAAAVAALETEALGAESPIVSARRSLKDLPEEARRVLGKAVHESAERLRTSLGARRAEFEAAELDSRLAAEWQDLTLPAREPPRGAAHLVRQVWDEVVDIFVGLGYTVASGPEVDTDYHNFRALNYPDAHPARLESDTLYVDHGDDPEGVLLRTQTSTMQVRWMESHDPPVYVVAPGRVYRRETADATHTPVFHQIEGLVVDEGITFAHLKGTLQHLADEIFGSGRRLRFLPHFFPFTEPSAELHVSCFACDGSGCRICSGSGWIELLGCGMVDPAVLSNVGYDPALVTGFAFGMGLDRLAMMRYGVPELRHFFTADRRVLEQYR, encoded by the coding sequence ATGACCTCAGCCGAATCCCTGCACGAGTTCGTAGCCGAGGTGCTGAGGCGCCTCGATCTATCGAACGATGCAGCAGCGGTTGCCGCACTCGAGACGGAGGCCTTAGGGGCCGAGTCGCCGATCGTCTCGGCCCGCAGATCTCTGAAGGACCTGCCGGAGGAGGCGCGCAGGGTCCTGGGCAAGGCGGTGCACGAGTCGGCCGAGAGGCTGCGCACCTCCCTCGGAGCACGTCGGGCCGAGTTCGAGGCGGCCGAACTCGATTCCCGCCTGGCTGCAGAGTGGCAGGATCTGACCCTGCCCGCACGAGAGCCGCCCCGCGGCGCCGCGCATCTGGTCCGCCAGGTGTGGGACGAGGTGGTGGACATCTTCGTCGGGCTGGGCTACACGGTGGCCAGCGGCCCCGAGGTCGACACCGACTACCACAACTTCCGGGCACTCAACTACCCGGATGCTCACCCGGCGCGCCTGGAGAGCGACACCCTGTACGTCGATCACGGCGATGATCCCGAGGGGGTGCTGCTGCGCACCCAGACCTCGACAATGCAGGTGCGCTGGATGGAGAGTCACGATCCTCCGGTGTACGTGGTGGCACCGGGGCGGGTCTACCGCCGGGAGACCGCCGACGCCACCCACACCCCCGTGTTCCATCAGATAGAAGGCCTGGTCGTCGACGAGGGAATCACCTTCGCCCACCTGAAGGGAACCCTCCAGCACCTGGCCGACGAGATCTTCGGCTCCGGTCGGCGTCTGCGGTTCCTGCCCCACTTCTTCCCGTTCACCGAGCCGTCCGCCGAGCTCCATGTGTCCTGCTTCGCCTGTGACGGGTCTGGGTGTCGCATCTGCAGCGGATCGGGGTGGATAGAGCTGCTCGGTTGCGGCATGGTCGATCCGGCCGTCCTCAGCAACGTCGGGTACGACCCGGCCCTGGTCACCGGCTTCGCCTTCGGCATGGGTCTCGACCGGCTGGCGATGATGCGCTACGGAGTGCCCGAGCTGCGCCACTTCTTCACCGCCGATCGACGGGTCCTGGAGCAGTACCGATGA
- a CDS encoding DNA-3-methyladenine glycosylase has product MTALRRLLAGPAAEVAPLLLGRRLRSTIDGESVVAVVIETEAYEGADDPASHAYRGRTMRNATMFGEPGSIYVYRSYGLHWCINLVCRAVGVPSAVLLRAGRIVVGEDVAARRRGRNTELASGPGRLAQSLGVTAAIDGSSIWSGPIRLEGPPWSGPVLRGPRVGVTRGAELQWRFWMPVSRSPRS; this is encoded by the coding sequence ATGACCGCCCTACGGCGACTGCTGGCGGGTCCGGCCGCCGAGGTCGCACCCCTCCTCCTGGGGAGACGGCTGAGGAGCACCATCGACGGGGAGTCGGTGGTGGCGGTCGTCATCGAAACCGAGGCCTACGAGGGTGCCGACGATCCCGCCAGCCACGCGTACCGGGGTCGGACCATGCGCAATGCCACCATGTTCGGCGAGCCCGGCAGCATCTATGTCTACCGATCGTATGGGCTGCACTGGTGCATCAACCTGGTGTGCCGGGCGGTCGGTGTTCCCTCGGCGGTGTTGCTACGTGCCGGCCGAATCGTGGTGGGAGAAGACGTGGCGGCGCGCCGTCGTGGGCGTAACACCGAGTTGGCGTCGGGGCCGGGCAGGCTCGCCCAGTCGCTCGGCGTCACCGCTGCCATCGATGGGTCGTCGATCTGGTCGGGTCCTATTCGCCTGGAGGGGCCTCCATGGAGCGGCCCGGTGCTCCGCGGACCACGGGTGGGGGTCACCAGGGGGGCGGAGTTGCAGTGGCGGTTCTGGATGCCGGTCAGTCGTTCACCCAGATCGTGA
- the argF gene encoding ornithine carbamoyltransferase, with amino-acid sequence MDFLKVSDLGRDGLAEVIAEARRLKADPGRGAGALSGRRIGLFFQKPSMRTRVSCEAAALALGASPIVLKQDEVGLGTREAVADVARVLDRYLDVLAFRVFSHSDLDELAAHSEAPIVNLLSDLEHPCQALADLQTLAEHRPPQGAVVSFVGDGNNVCNSLMVAGAMMGATVRVATPPGFEPPSHVVAEAMSLAAPGGGVEVGNDPEAAVRDADAVYTDVWASMGQEDEAEARRRAFRSFRVDEALFDLAAPDAVFLHCLPAHRGEEVTDGVVDHERSRVFDQAENRMHSFKALLLHMR; translated from the coding sequence GTGGATTTCCTGAAGGTCTCGGATCTCGGCCGGGATGGGCTCGCCGAGGTGATCGCCGAGGCGAGACGGCTCAAGGCGGACCCCGGTCGAGGCGCCGGGGCGCTGTCCGGGCGTCGGATCGGCCTGTTCTTCCAGAAGCCATCGATGCGTACCCGGGTCTCCTGCGAGGCGGCAGCCCTGGCGCTGGGGGCGTCACCGATCGTCCTGAAGCAGGACGAGGTCGGACTCGGCACCAGGGAGGCCGTGGCCGATGTGGCCCGTGTGCTCGACCGATACCTGGATGTGCTCGCCTTCCGGGTGTTCTCCCACTCCGACCTGGACGAGTTGGCGGCCCACTCCGAGGCTCCGATCGTCAACCTCCTCTCGGATCTGGAACATCCCTGTCAGGCGCTGGCCGACCTGCAGACGCTCGCCGAACATCGTCCGCCCCAAGGCGCGGTTGTCTCCTTCGTCGGGGACGGCAACAACGTGTGCAACTCCCTGATGGTCGCCGGCGCCATGATGGGCGCCACAGTCAGGGTGGCGACCCCCCCCGGGTTCGAGCCACCCTCCCATGTGGTCGCCGAGGCGATGTCTCTTGCGGCCCCCGGTGGAGGAGTCGAGGTGGGCAATGATCCGGAGGCGGCGGTCAGGGACGCCGATGCGGTCTACACCGACGTCTGGGCATCCATGGGACAGGAGGACGAGGCCGAGGCCCGCCGTCGAGCGTTCCGCTCGTTTCGCGTGGACGAGGCCCTGTTCGACCTTGCCGCTCCCGACGCCGTGTTCCTCCATTGCTTGCCCGCCCACCGGGGGGAAGAGGTCACCGATGGCGTGGTGGATCACGAGCGCAGCCGCGTGTTCGATCAGGCCGAGAACCGCATGCACTCCTTCAAGGCCTTGCTCCTCCACATGCGATGA
- the ribD gene encoding bifunctional diaminohydroxyphosphoribosylaminopyrimidine deaminase/5-amino-6-(5-phosphoribosylamino)uracil reductase RibD, with translation MARAVALASPHHPHPNPRVGAVVLDSSGAVVGGGAHRAVGGQHAEVVALAEAGEAARGGTLVVTLEPCVHQGRTPPCVEAVIDAGIARVIVGVLDPDPRVDGKGVEHLRARGIAVTVGTGADLVEALDPGYLHHRRSARPRVTLKMAATLDGQAAAADGTSQWLTGPEARRDAHELRARSDAIMVGAGTVLADDPRLTVRLGAGSPDPRPVIIAGDRDLPADARLFARHPLVYSPRPLDLPAEVVVLPGATGVDLVAVMEDLGRRGIVDLLVEGGPTLAGALNGAGLVDRYVLYYGAGLAGGVGRPVLEGRFTTVAGLDGVDVVSVRLLEGDLRVEAVPAGRVAGRPAPVRTAEARLPIDQAEFRVIGYRQDGQEHVALVLGGFDRKGPAPLVRVHSECLTGDVFGSRRCDCRDQLHRALQRIAAEGSGALVYLRGHEGRGIGLSAKLQAYALQDLGRDTVEANLELGLPADAREYGIAGAILHDLGIGRIRLLSNNPAKALGLGAAGVVVEEMVALETAVTSENRGYLKTKATRMGHLLEVEP, from the coding sequence ATGGCACGGGCAGTGGCGCTGGCCTCACCGCATCATCCCCATCCCAATCCTCGCGTCGGGGCGGTGGTGCTCGATTCCTCCGGGGCGGTGGTCGGGGGCGGGGCGCATCGGGCCGTCGGGGGGCAACATGCAGAGGTGGTGGCGCTGGCGGAGGCGGGGGAGGCGGCGCGTGGCGGCACCCTGGTGGTGACCCTCGAACCCTGTGTGCACCAGGGCCGCACCCCGCCCTGTGTGGAGGCGGTGATCGACGCCGGGATCGCCCGGGTGATCGTGGGCGTTCTCGACCCCGATCCCCGGGTCGACGGCAAAGGGGTCGAACACCTCCGCGCCCGGGGGATCGCAGTGACCGTCGGCACCGGGGCGGACCTCGTCGAGGCACTGGACCCCGGCTACCTGCACCATCGGCGCTCCGCACGACCGCGGGTGACGCTGAAGATGGCCGCAACCCTCGACGGTCAGGCGGCGGCGGCCGACGGCACTTCACAGTGGCTCACCGGGCCCGAGGCCCGGCGCGACGCCCACGAGCTGCGGGCCCGTTCCGACGCCATCATGGTCGGTGCCGGCACCGTGCTGGCCGACGACCCCAGGCTCACGGTGCGCCTGGGGGCCGGTTCTCCAGATCCGAGGCCGGTGATAATCGCCGGTGACCGAGATCTCCCGGCCGACGCTCGCCTCTTCGCCCGGCATCCCCTCGTCTACTCACCGCGCCCGCTCGACCTGCCGGCCGAGGTCGTGGTGCTCCCGGGCGCCACCGGGGTCGATCTGGTCGCCGTCATGGAGGATCTGGGAAGGCGCGGGATCGTCGATCTGCTGGTGGAAGGGGGCCCCACGCTGGCGGGGGCACTGAATGGGGCGGGTCTGGTGGACCGGTACGTCCTGTACTACGGAGCCGGCCTGGCTGGTGGGGTGGGACGGCCGGTCTTGGAGGGGAGGTTCACCACCGTGGCCGGTCTCGACGGCGTCGACGTGGTTTCGGTGCGTCTGCTCGAGGGGGATCTGCGGGTCGAGGCCGTGCCGGCAGGGAGGGTCGCCGGGCGGCCGGCTCCGGTCAGAACGGCCGAGGCCCGGCTCCCGATCGACCAGGCTGAGTTCCGGGTCATCGGATACCGGCAGGATGGCCAGGAACACGTTGCGCTGGTCCTGGGCGGGTTCGATCGCAAGGGCCCTGCGCCGTTGGTACGGGTTCACTCCGAGTGCCTCACCGGCGACGTCTTCGGGAGCAGGCGGTGCGACTGTCGCGACCAGTTGCACCGCGCCCTGCAGCGAATCGCCGCCGAGGGCTCGGGCGCTCTGGTGTACCTGCGCGGGCACGAGGGTCGTGGAATCGGGCTGAGCGCCAAGTTGCAGGCCTACGCCCTGCAGGACCTCGGCAGGGACACGGTGGAGGCCAACCTGGAGCTCGGCCTCCCTGCCGACGCCCGCGAGTACGGCATCGCCGGCGCCATCCTCCACGACCTCGGGATCGGGAGGATCCGGCTCCTCTCCAACAACCCGGCGAAGGCACTGGGTCTGGGAGCAGCAGGGGTCGTCGTCGAGGAGATGGTGGCGCTGGAGACCGCGGTCACGTCCGAGAACCGCGGGTACCTGAAGACCAAGGCGACCCGGATGGGCCATCTGCTCGAAGTGGAGCCATGA
- the rplT gene encoding 50S ribosomal protein L20 codes for MARIKRSVHAQKKRRKILERASGYKGARSRRLRTANEQVMNAMQDAYRDRRARKGEFRRLWIARINAAARANGTTYSRLMADLKAAEVEVDRKMLAEMAVSDPEAFGDLVRTTSGAAHA; via the coding sequence ATGGCACGCATCAAGCGCTCGGTACACGCCCAGAAGAAGCGTCGCAAGATCCTCGAACGCGCCTCGGGTTACAAGGGGGCGCGCAGCCGGAGGCTGAGAACGGCCAACGAACAGGTCATGAACGCCATGCAGGACGCGTACCGCGACCGCAGGGCGCGCAAGGGTGAGTTCCGCAGGCTGTGGATCGCCCGCATCAACGCCGCGGCTCGGGCAAACGGGACCACCTACTCGCGGCTCATGGCCGACCTCAAGGCCGCCGAGGTGGAGGTCGACCGCAAGATGCTCGCCGAGATGGCGGTGTCGGACCCCGAGGCCTTCGGGGACCTGGTGCGGACGACTTCGGGAGCCGCCCACGCCTGA
- a CDS encoding ribonuclease HII: MRAQGRIAPLRPSLRRDAPDLSEEKALWGCGAEVVVGVDEVGRGAWAGPVSVGAVVLPADRRVYKVRDSKLLTEPEREGLFDRVASWCRSWAVGHATADECDRLGMSAAQRLAAERAIDRLDLQPDAVLVDGSWDFVGHPFTRTLVGGDATCLSVAAASILAKVTRDRLMRSEAEHYPHWGFDGNKGYPGPRHRAALQWYGPSAIHRLSWVFMDATPWNGLRRRERDTSQGRIFPSH; encoded by the coding sequence ATGAGAGCACAGGGCCGGATCGCTCCGCTGAGGCCTTCACTGCGCCGAGATGCACCGGATCTGTCCGAGGAGAAGGCACTGTGGGGATGCGGTGCGGAGGTGGTCGTCGGCGTGGACGAGGTGGGGCGGGGGGCATGGGCCGGTCCGGTCTCGGTCGGCGCCGTTGTGCTGCCCGCCGACCGACGGGTCTACAAGGTGCGCGACTCGAAACTGCTCACCGAGCCGGAGAGGGAGGGCCTCTTCGATCGGGTCGCGTCTTGGTGCCGGTCATGGGCGGTGGGGCATGCCACCGCCGACGAGTGCGATCGTCTCGGGATGTCGGCGGCGCAGCGCCTGGCAGCGGAGCGCGCCATCGACCGCCTGGACCTCCAGCCCGACGCCGTCCTGGTCGACGGCTCCTGGGACTTCGTCGGCCACCCCTTCACCCGTACGCTGGTCGGTGGAGACGCCACCTGCCTCTCGGTCGCCGCAGCTTCGATACTGGCCAAGGTCACTCGGGATCGCCTGATGCGCTCCGAAGCCGAGCACTACCCACATTGGGGTTTCGACGGGAACAAGGGTTATCCGGGGCCCCGGCACCGGGCGGCGTTGCAGTGGTACGGGCCTAGTGCCATCCACCGCCTCTCCTGGGTGTTCATGGATGCGACGCCTTGGAACGGCCTGAGACGAAGGGAGCGGGACACCTCGCAGGGCCGGATCTTCCCGTCGCATTGA
- the rpmI gene encoding 50S ribosomal protein L35, whose amino-acid sequence MPKQKTRRGAAKRFKITGSGKIMRRQAWRSHLVMGKKSGRRLRRLQGEAEVARSDAPRVKRMLGR is encoded by the coding sequence GTGCCGAAACAGAAGACGCGGCGAGGCGCCGCCAAGAGATTCAAGATCACCGGGTCGGGCAAGATCATGCGCCGGCAGGCTTGGCGTTCCCACCTGGTCATGGGCAAGAAGTCGGGACGGCGGCTGCGCCGACTCCAGGGTGAAGCCGAGGTGGCGCGCTCCGACGCTCCACGCGTCAAGCGGATGTTGGGGAGGTAG
- the pheT gene encoding phenylalanine--tRNA ligase subunit beta: MKASLRWLREFVDLPEMEPARLSDAISSLGLEVESVEILEAPFTGVLVARVIAVEPHPSADRIRLATIDAGSGPVRVVCGAWNFGPGDLVAYAAVGSVLAGGLQVGEKEIRGISSPGMIASESELGLGDPAEGIMHLDAGEPGDDLAATLPFPDVIFDLAITPNRPDAMSMHGLARDLGAYFDLPVGLPDFSVEESGSPTEVTVQIDDPHRCPRFTARELRGVTVAPSPLWMRLRLRAVGLRPINNVVDVSNYVMMELGQPLHAFDLDRIEGDRVVVRGALPGETMRTLDGVDRSLTTEDLVVADAGGPIGLAGVMGGEETEVSESTSRVLLEVAHFEPAGVLLTGKRHGLRSEAVARFERGVDPTLPPIASGRATELLTRLAGANPAPALIDENPRPWSAPVVVLPAGEPERLLGVPVTPEQSADYLRRLGFGVTGEKDLEVQVPAFRPDVGRPADLVEEIARLHGFDNIPALLPFGRGGALPAEERAERLVRQVMVGAGYFEAWSFDFMAIEDLDALGIPADDERRRAVGVRNPLADDQRHLRTTLIPGLVRGVALNQARSLGEPPLFEIGAAFLKPTGVAELPHQPRRLGFVAAPSGGGEAADAVGVVAALFRQMHRRWDLDQRAVPGLHPGRSGRVVVDGDEVGIVGELHPSAAERFGVTGRLAVGEIDMSALTPLTPTFTAPSSFPPVVFDLAFDLEERVPAGRLLDAVRTAAGPLLEELRVFDVFSGSPLEAGRRSIAVRLVFRHPDRTLVEEELSEVRVSIAQRVGSDLGGRLRGA; the protein is encoded by the coding sequence ATGAAGGCCTCCCTTCGCTGGCTGCGCGAGTTCGTCGATCTGCCCGAGATGGAGCCGGCCCGGCTCTCCGACGCCATCTCCTCGCTGGGTCTGGAGGTCGAGAGCGTCGAGATCCTGGAGGCGCCGTTCACGGGCGTCCTGGTAGCTCGAGTCATCGCAGTGGAGCCTCATCCGTCGGCCGATCGGATTCGACTGGCGACGATCGACGCCGGTTCGGGACCGGTGCGCGTGGTGTGCGGTGCATGGAACTTCGGTCCTGGCGATCTGGTTGCCTATGCCGCCGTGGGGTCGGTGCTCGCCGGTGGACTCCAGGTGGGGGAGAAGGAGATCCGCGGCATCTCCTCACCGGGGATGATCGCCTCCGAGTCGGAGCTCGGTCTTGGCGACCCTGCGGAAGGCATCATGCACCTCGATGCCGGCGAGCCGGGCGACGATCTGGCTGCGACGCTTCCCTTCCCCGACGTGATCTTCGACCTGGCGATCACCCCCAACCGGCCCGACGCCATGTCGATGCACGGTCTGGCACGGGATCTCGGCGCCTACTTCGATCTGCCGGTGGGCCTTCCCGACTTCTCAGTCGAGGAGTCGGGGTCGCCCACGGAGGTGACCGTGCAGATCGACGACCCGCATCGTTGCCCCCGCTTCACGGCGCGAGAGCTGCGGGGCGTGACGGTGGCACCATCGCCGCTGTGGATGCGTCTCCGGCTTCGAGCGGTGGGGTTGCGTCCCATCAACAACGTGGTCGATGTGAGCAACTACGTCATGATGGAGTTGGGCCAGCCGCTGCATGCCTTCGACCTCGATCGGATCGAGGGTGATCGTGTCGTGGTCCGCGGGGCCCTCCCTGGAGAGACCATGCGGACCCTCGACGGCGTCGATCGCTCGCTGACGACTGAGGATCTGGTGGTGGCCGATGCCGGCGGCCCGATCGGCCTGGCCGGGGTGATGGGTGGCGAGGAAACCGAAGTGTCGGAGTCGACCTCGAGGGTGCTCCTCGAGGTCGCCCACTTCGAGCCGGCGGGCGTCCTGCTGACCGGGAAGCGGCACGGGCTCCGTTCGGAGGCGGTGGCCCGGTTCGAGCGAGGGGTCGACCCCACGCTGCCGCCGATCGCCTCGGGGCGGGCCACAGAACTGCTCACTCGGCTGGCTGGTGCGAATCCTGCTCCCGCTCTCATCGACGAGAACCCGCGCCCGTGGTCGGCGCCGGTCGTGGTCCTGCCCGCGGGCGAGCCCGAGCGCCTGCTCGGCGTGCCGGTGACGCCGGAACAGAGTGCCGACTACCTGCGGCGCCTCGGATTCGGAGTCACCGGAGAGAAGGATCTCGAGGTGCAGGTGCCTGCGTTCCGTCCCGATGTCGGCCGTCCGGCCGATCTGGTCGAAGAGATCGCCCGTCTGCACGGCTTCGACAACATCCCCGCGCTGCTTCCTTTCGGCCGCGGCGGTGCGCTTCCGGCGGAGGAGCGTGCCGAACGCCTGGTGCGCCAGGTGATGGTCGGCGCCGGCTACTTCGAGGCATGGAGTTTCGACTTCATGGCGATCGAGGATCTCGATGCACTGGGGATCCCCGCCGACGACGAACGCCGGCGGGCAGTGGGGGTTCGCAACCCGCTCGCCGATGACCAGCGCCATTTGCGCACCACCCTGATTCCCGGGCTGGTTCGGGGCGTGGCGCTGAACCAGGCGAGGAGCCTCGGCGAGCCGCCCCTGTTCGAGATCGGTGCTGCCTTCCTGAAGCCGACGGGTGTCGCCGAGCTGCCGCACCAGCCACGCCGCCTCGGTTTCGTGGCAGCACCATCGGGTGGCGGCGAGGCGGCGGACGCCGTCGGCGTGGTGGCGGCACTGTTCAGGCAGATGCACCGCCGGTGGGACCTCGACCAACGCGCCGTCCCCGGCCTGCATCCGGGACGCAGCGGGAGGGTGGTCGTCGACGGCGACGAGGTCGGGATCGTCGGCGAGCTCCATCCGAGCGCTGCCGAGAGGTTCGGTGTGACGGGACGCCTTGCGGTGGGCGAGATCGACATGAGCGCTCTCACCCCCCTGACACCGACCTTCACCGCCCCGAGCTCCTTTCCGCCCGTGGTGTTCGACCTCGCCTTCGACCTCGAAGAGCGGGTCCCGGCGGGACGGCTGCTGGATGCGGTGAGAACTGCGGCCGGCCCGCTGCTGGAGGAACTGAGGGTGTTCGATGTCTTCTCCGGCTCACCGCTCGAGGCCGGAAGGCGGAGCATCGCCGTTCGACTCGTGTTTCGTCACCCGGATCGCACCCTGGTGGAGGAGGAGCTCTCCGAGGTGCGGGTGTCCATCGCCCAGCGAGTTGGATCGGATCTCGGCGGCCGACTGAGGGGGGCCTAG